A portion of the Zootoca vivipara chromosome 6, rZooViv1.1, whole genome shotgun sequence genome contains these proteins:
- the LOC118087569 gene encoding gap junction beta-5 protein has product MNWGSFQGLLTGVNKYSTAFGRIWLSVVFIFRLLVYIVAAEKVWGDDQKDFDCNTKQPGCPNVCYDHYFPISHIRLWALQLILVTCPSLLVIMHVAYLEAKLEKHKKKVGADYALRYPPGKKRGGLWWTYFLSLIFKSAVDIIFLFIFYHVFPNYTLPSVVKCHLDPCPNIVDCYIAKPTEKNIFTFFMISTACVCILLSLLEAFYLIGKRCKEHLQARSEGHRRQDSEILIMKKDPSSLPPSKHNPNEIGLEAFNSTDYKPSPFNFTACPPQTALTTKAAPS; this is encoded by the coding sequence ATGAACTGGGGAAGCTTTCAAGGGCTCCTGACCGGAGTGAATAAATATTCCACAGCCTTTGGACGTATTTGGCTCTCAGTGGTCTTCATCTTCCGGCTTCTAGTCTACATAGTGGCAGCTGAGAAGGTTTGGGGAGATGACCAGAAGGATTTTGACTGCAACACTAAGCAGCCAGGCTGCCCAAATGTCTGTTACGACCATTACTTCCCAATCTCCCACATCCGTCTCTGGGCCCTACAGCTCATTCTGGTTACCTGTCCTTCCCTGCTGGTAATCATGCATGTTGCCTACCTGGAAGCCAAACTGGAGAAACATAAGAAGAAGGTTGGAGCAGACTATGCACTGCGCTATCCTCCTGGCAAGAAGCGTGGAGGCTTGTGGTGGACCTATTTCTTGAGCCTCATCTTCAAGTCTGCTGTGGACATTATATTCCTCTTCATCTTCTACCACGTGTTCCCAAACTACACACTCCCCAGTGTGGTGAAATGCCACCTTGATCCTTGTCCCAACATTGTAGACTGCTACATAGCTAAGCCCACAGAGAAGAACATCTTCACCTTTTTCATGATCAGCACAGCCTGCGTTTGCATCCTCCTCAGCCTCCTTGAAGCCTTCTACCTCATTGGGAAACGATGTAAGGAGCACCTCCAAGCCAGAAGTGAAGGCCACAGAAGGCAGGACAGTGAAATACTCATTATGAAGAAAGacccttcctccctgccccccagtaAACATAACCCAAATGAAATAGGTCTGGAGGCATTCAACAGTACCGATTATAAGCCTTCTCCCTTCAACTTCACAGCCTGCCCACCTCAGACAGCTCTGACCACTAAAGCAGCACCATCATAA